The following coding sequences lie in one Nitrososphaerota archaeon genomic window:
- a CDS encoding 50S ribosomal protein L23 — MSKKIENDIIKRVIITEKAVSLIESENKLVFIVDLKANKEDVKKAIEKLFEVKVDKVNLLITPLGEKKAYVKLKPEYKASDIAIKLGVF; from the coding sequence ATGAGCAAAAAAATAGAAAATGATATTATAAAAAGAGTTATTATAACTGAAAAAGCAGTATCTCTTATAGAATCTGAAAATAAATTAGTTTTTATTGTCGATTTAAAAGCAAATAAAGAAGATGTTAAAAAAGCTATAGAAAAATTATTTGAAGTAAAAGTTGATAAAGTAAATTTATTAATTACTCCTTTAGGAGAGAAAAAAGCTTATGTTAAATTAAAACCAGAATATAAAGCTTCAGATATAGCTATTAAATTAGGAGTATTTTAG
- a CDS encoding 50S ribosomal protein L3, translated as MGHRKQSRPRHGSLAYLPRGRASRIIPKIKYWPPYDKETKPLAFLCFKAGLTSAFIIDNSPHSPTYGTEIMVPATILAAPPMFIAGIVFYEKNEDGTLKTLSTIWSEKTPENIRRLHPSFKPNQDKLNNIEKIIDRIYEVRLLMMSQPYLIGLSKKPRLIEVKVGGKNIKDCIDYAIKKLGSEISIKEVFKKGDFVDIIAVSKGKGFQGVVKRYRVKLQPRKSRKMKRAVAAIGPWHPAYVMYTVPRAGQMGYHRRTEFNKEILDIEDGSKYTPKGGWKHFGIIKTTAVLIKGTIPGTQKRPIILRIPAKPPRIETKEKQITFVKV; from the coding sequence ATGGGTCATAGAAAACAATCTAGACCAAGGCATGGCTCTTTAGCATATTTGCCTAGAGGTAGAGCTTCTAGAATAATTCCTAAAATTAAATATTGGCCTCCATATGATAAAGAAACTAAACCATTAGCTTTTTTATGCTTTAAAGCAGGCTTAACAAGTGCCTTTATTATAGATAATTCTCCTCATTCTCCTACTTACGGTACTGAAATAATGGTTCCAGCAACAATTTTAGCAGCTCCTCCAATGTTTATTGCTGGAATAGTTTTTTATGAAAAAAATGAAGATGGAACATTGAAAACATTATCTACTATTTGGAGTGAAAAAACTCCTGAAAATATACGTAGACTCCACCCTTCTTTTAAACCAAATCAAGATAAATTAAATAATATTGAAAAAATTATTGATAGAATTTATGAAGTTAGATTATTAATGATGTCTCAACCATATTTAATTGGTTTATCGAAAAAGCCTAGATTAATTGAAGTAAAAGTTGGTGGAAAAAATATAAAAGATTGTATAGATTATGCAATAAAAAAATTAGGATCAGAAATAAGTATTAAAGAAGTATTTAAAAAAGGAGATTTTGTAGATATTATTGCAGTATCTAAAGGTAAAGGTTTTCAAGGAGTTGTAAAAAGGTATAGAGTAAAACTTCAACCTAGAAAATCTAGAAAAATGAAAAGAGCTGTAGCAGCAATTGGTCCATGGCATCCTGCATATGTAATGTATACTGTTCCAAGAGCAGGACAAATGGGTTATCATAGAAGAACAGAATTTAATAAAGAAATATTAGACATAGAAGATGGGAGCAAGTATACTCCTAAAGGTGGATGGAAACATTTTGGAATAATTAAAACAACTGCAGTATTAATTAAGGGAACTATTCCAGGAACACAAAAAAGGCCAATAATTTTAAGAATTCCAGCAAAACCACCAAGAATAGAAACTAAAGAGAAGCAAATAACATTTGTTAAAGTGTGA
- the rpl4p gene encoding 50S ribosomal protein L4, with amino-acid sequence MLSTIELLKNETQKKKINVLDLEGKKIKTIPLPKIFLIPYRPDLVKRAFLFMQSSRFQPKGTSKLSGHKYSVESLGAGYGMARVARIKGGGIKRMSAAFVPSAVGGRPTHPPKPEKKIKKRLNKMEKILALLSAISMSGNPEIVSKRGHRIGKLKLPIVLSDDIQSIKKSSELKSILEKIGLKEEIERCSKKNIRAGKGKRRGRRYKRRVGPLIIVSKDDGIIKAASNIPGLEAITLDELNILHLAPGAHPIRLIIWSESAINNIDKMLEKLK; translated from the coding sequence ATGTTATCAACAATAGAACTTCTAAAAAATGAAACTCAAAAAAAGAAAATAAATGTATTAGATTTGGAAGGGAAAAAGATTAAAACAATTCCTTTACCAAAAATTTTCTTAATTCCATACAGACCAGACCTTGTGAAAAGAGCTTTTCTTTTTATGCAATCATCAAGATTTCAACCAAAAGGTACATCAAAACTTTCAGGGCATAAATATTCTGTTGAATCTCTTGGAGCTGGTTATGGTATGGCTAGAGTAGCAAGAATAAAAGGAGGAGGAATAAAAAGAATGAGTGCTGCATTTGTTCCTTCTGCAGTAGGAGGAAGACCAACTCATCCACCAAAACCTGAGAAAAAAATAAAGAAAAGATTGAATAAAATGGAGAAAATTTTAGCTCTTTTATCTGCAATATCAATGTCTGGAAATCCTGAAATAGTTTCAAAAAGAGGGCATAGAATAGGTAAATTGAAACTTCCAATAGTATTATCTGATGATATTCAATCTATTAAAAAATCAAGCGAACTTAAAAGTATACTTGAAAAAATAGGATTGAAAGAAGAAATTGAAAGATGTAGTAAAAAGAATATAAGAGCTGGAAAAGGTAAAAGGAGAGGTAGAAGATATAAAAGAAGAGTAGGTCCATTAATAATTGTATCAAAAGATGATGGAATAATAAAAGCTGCATCAAACATTCCTGGTTTAGAAGCAATAACATTGGATGAATTAAATATATTGCATTTAGCTCCTGGTGCACATCCCATAAGATTAATAATATGGTCAGAATCTGCAATAAATAATATAGATAAAATGTTGGAGAAATTGAAATGA
- a CDS encoding 50S ribosomal protein L2, protein MGRRIRAQRIGRGSPTFIAAKRKFKLYYPSNLINSKKLVTGIVRDLCHDRGRGTPIAIIETEYGESFSISAVQGMYIGQKILMGENVPIENANILPLEKIPEGTIVSSIELNPGDGGKIARSSGAYAIVVGKKEDRVFLRLPSKKVIDVPSKSLAIIGVVAGGGRIEKPFLKAGKKYYWMKAKGRPYPRVRGVAMAAALHPFGGGSHKRPGGPTSVKRTAPPGQKVGLIAPKRTGRKKGSQKAQ, encoded by the coding sequence ATGGGTAGAAGAATAAGAGCTCAAAGGATTGGAAGAGGCTCTCCAACATTTATAGCTGCTAAAAGAAAATTTAAATTGTATTATCCATCAAATTTAATAAATTCTAAAAAATTGGTTACTGGAATTGTTAGAGATTTATGTCATGATAGAGGTAGAGGAACACCTATTGCAATAATAGAAACTGAATATGGTGAATCTTTTTCAATATCTGCAGTTCAAGGAATGTATATTGGGCAAAAAATATTAATGGGAGAAAATGTTCCTATAGAAAATGCAAATATACTCCCTTTAGAAAAAATTCCTGAAGGTACAATTGTTTCTTCTATAGAATTAAATCCTGGAGATGGTGGAAAAATTGCAAGATCTTCAGGAGCTTATGCAATAGTAGTAGGTAAAAAGGAAGATAGAGTATTTTTAAGGCTTCCATCAAAAAAAGTTATAGATGTTCCATCAAAATCTTTAGCAATTATAGGTGTTGTAGCTGGTGGAGGAAGAATAGAGAAACCATTCCTTAAAGCAGGTAAAAAATATTATTGGATGAAAGCAAAAGGAAGGCCTTATCCAAGAGTAAGAGGAGTGGCAATGGCAGCTGCACTTCATCCATTTGGAGGAGGAAGCCATAAAAGGCCTGGTGGACCTACAAGCGTAAAAAGAACTGCTCCTCCTGGACAAAAAGTAGGATTAATAGCTCCTAAAAGGACTGGAAGAAAGAAAGGTTCTCAAAAGGCTCAATAA